A window of Fusarium musae strain F31 chromosome 1, whole genome shotgun sequence genomic DNA:
CTTCAGTCCTCTCCATCGAAACGAGATTTCCGGCGCATTGAGTGGACTCACCCGTGTTCGGCGTTTTCATCAGGATGACGGACACATCTTTTGCCGACCAATTcaagttgagaaggagatcaagaagactcTAGACTTTGTCAAGGTGGTGTACACTGTCCTGCGATTTGACTCAAACTATCGACTTGCACTCTCCACACGGCCAAAGGATCACTACATTGGTACCGAAGAGGAGTGGGACCAGGCCGAGAACGCCTTGAAGCGAGCTCTGGACGCATCAGGCATGGAATGGGGTGTGAATGAGGGAGATGGTGCTTTCTACGGACCCAAGATCGATATCGTCCTCACAGACTCGGATGGAAAGGAACATCAGACGGCGACCATTCAACTTGACTTTCAACTACCCAAGCGATTTGAGCTTGAGTATCAGGCCCCTGCGCCAGAATATGAAGCTAGAGGCGAGACGACCACGGATGCTTCTCTACTCGATGAGTATGGCCCCGTGCGTCCTGTTATGATTCACCGCGCTGTCCTGGGCTCGGTTGAACGTCTCATGGCTCTCCTGATCGAGAAGTACAATGGCAAGTGGCCTTTCTGGTTGAACCCCCGACAAGTCATCATTCTCACCATTAACACTGCCGAGCCTGTTGTCGAATGGGCGGGACAAGTGCGCAGTGTGCTGGTCGGTAACAACGACCAACTTTATGAGCAGCTTGAGAACGGCACACTTCCTAGTCAGGATAACGCATTTCGACCAACTGGGCTGTCGGTTGATATAGATGAT
This region includes:
- a CDS encoding hypothetical protein (EggNog:ENOG41), producing the protein MIRSRTARAAFNTSRRPWTCPQCISRSRFYSEKTEKREPPDHRKLGTKQELFISSIYSPGSPIFLPNGSRIFNRLVDFLRKQYVRYGFEEVITPTIYKKSLWAKSGHLENYADDMYAVRGNTEPPPAQHDGCCGSDQKELKPDEEEEGDYGLKPMNCPGHCIIFASKNRSYRDLPIRYADFSPLHRNEISGALSGLTRVRRFHQDDGHIFCRPIQVEKEIKKTLDFVKVVYTVLRFDSNYRLALSTRPKDHYIGTEEEWDQAENALKRALDASGMEWGVNEGDGAFYGPKIDIVLTDSDGKEHQTATIQLDFQLPKRFELEYQAPAPEYEARGETTTDASLLDEYGPVRPVMIHRAVLGSVERLMALLIEKYNGKWPFWLNPRQVIILTINTAEPVVEWAGQVRSVLVGNNDQLYEQLENGTLPSQDNAFRPTGLSVDIDDSARPLGAKIKEAREKNYGEILVIGQKDVENKRVSLGKEMLSPEEVRERFKTMVDTFA